TCGACATCCTATTTAACTGAAGCTGTCGTTCGAGAAATCATAGCTTCGAATATTTTACCCGAAGGCGCCTTGCAATTAATCTGCGGCTCAGCCAATACGTTGATTGATACTGTGGAGAGCCAGGATGTAGTTACGTTTACGGGTTCAGCATCAACCGGACGCATGTTAAAAGCGCATCCAAGAATCATCAACGAAGCGGTACCATTCAATATGGAAGCGGATTCATTAAATGCCTCAATTTTAGGAGAAGATGCCGTGCCGGGAACACCCGAGTTTGATTTGTTCATCAGTCAGGCTCGAAGTGAAATCACGGTAAAATGCGGTCAAAAATGTACCGCTATCCGCCGAATGATTGTTCCCGAAAACTTAATGGATGAGGTGCAAATGGCACTCGGAAAAGCGTTAGACAAAGTAACCATTGGTGACCCAAGACAAAAAGAAGTCCGCATGGGTGCTTTGGTTTCTAAAGACCAAGTAACCGAAGTTAAAAGCAGGGTTTCGGAAATTGCCAAAACAGCTTCGATTGTTTACGGTGATTTTGACCGATTAAATCTAATCGGAGCCGATGACAAAGGGGCTTTTATCAGCCCGATGTTGTTGCGTGAAGATCATCCGTTCAAAAATATAGCTGTGCACGAAACCGAAGCTTTCGGTCCGGTTTCCACCCTGATGCCTTATAAAAACTTAGACGAAGCCATCGAACTGGCCCAAATGGGGAAAGGATCGCTAGTGTCTTCTATTGTTACCAATTCAGATGAAACAGCAAAAGAATATGTGGTCAATGCGGCCACCCATCACGGAAGAATTTTGGTATTGAATCGTGAAAATGCCAAACAAAGTACGGGTCACGGTTCGCCACTACCATTGTTAGTTCACGGTGGTCCGGGTCGTGCCGGAGGCGGAGAAGAAATGGGTGGTGTTCGAGGTATTAAACATTATATGCAACGTTGTGCAATCCAAGGTTCACCAACGACACTAACTGAAATCACAGGTATTTACCAACCAAATTCAGCCTATAAAGAAATCACTCAGCATCCGTTCCAATACCATTGGGAGGATATTCAACCGGGTATGTCTTTACGCACTCATAACCGTACCGTGACGGATACCGATATCATCAATTTTGCCAATATCACTTGGGATCATTTCTACGCCCATACCGATATCACTTCATTGGATGGTAGTATTTTCAAAAAACGGACGGCACACGGGTATTTTATTTTAGCCGCTGCGGCGGGGTTGTTTGTATACCCAAATAAAGGTCCGGTGGCTGCTAATTACGGTTTGGAAGAATGTCGATTCTTACGCCCGATTTACCATAATGACACGGTGTATGTTCGCTTAACGTGCAAACAAAAAGTCGATAGAGATGTCGCTTCAGCCGAGCATCCGAGCGGCATTGTAAAATGGTTCGTAGAAGTTTTTGATACCAATGACGAATTAGTAGCAGTAGCAACTATTTTGACCATGGTTCAGAAAAAGCAAGAAGTTTTAGTAGAAATGACCGATGAAAAAATAGCAGAATGTATCAACAAATTAACCGCTGATGCTAAACCGCAATGGGGCATTTTAACCCCACAACATTTGTTGGAACATTTGGAGCAAGGCTATCGCATCATGTCGGGTGAAATTCAAGATTTTGACATTGCCACCCCGGAGAAGATTTTAGACAAGGTGCATAATTCATTATACAATTACGAAAAGTTCCCACGAGGTACCAAGTTTCCAACGATGAAGAAAGATGAACTGGAAGATTTAGTTCATCCTGATTTTGAAACAGCCAAAGTGAAATTTTTCGAAGTCAGAGAAAGCTATACAGTCTTCTTCAAGGAGAATCCGGAAGCGGTTATGAAAAACATGGTTTTCGGGGAATTGAACCGTTACGAATCGTATTTATTAGAACGAAAACATTTGAATCATCATTTCGAGCAATTCGGAATTTTATAATAATTAGGAGCTATTTCCCGCTATCCGTTGCAATCTTTTATTTTTTAAAGAAAAAAATAAAAGGATTTCCACTACTATCGGGGCTAGACAAAATAAAAAGAAAATCCGCGTAAATCAGTTAAATCTGTGTCATCCGTGGCTAAAAAAAAGAATTATGTCAGAAGCATACGTAAAACATAAGATAGAAAACAACATCGCCACCATCGAGTTTTTCCATCCGGAACAAAATTCATTGCCTGGCAACATTTTGGCGCAATTGGCCAACACGATAACCGAAGTTGGGAACAACAACGATGTCAAAGTAATCATCTTGCAAAGCGGAGGCGACCGTACTTTTTGTGCCGGCGCCAGTTTTAAAGAATTAATCGCCATTGATGATGCCGCTACCGGAAAAGTATTCTTTTCAGGATTTGCCAACGTAATCAATGCGATGCGAAAATGTCCGAAATTCATCATCGGGCGTATTCAAGGGAAAACAGTTGGTGGTGGGGTCGGAATTGCCGCTTCAACCGATTATTGTATGGCCACCAAATTTGCCGCGATTAAGTTAAGCGAATTGAATGTCGGCATCGGACCTTTTGTGGTATCACCGGCAATTGAACGTAAAATGGGCGTTTCGGCCATGTCACAAATAGCCATTGATGCCAATACCTTTTATGAAGCCTCTTGGGCCAAAGAAAAAGGGTTGTTTGCCCATGTATATGAAAGTATTGAGGAAATGGATGCTGCCGTGCTGGCCTTTGCTAAGCATCTATGCACCTACAATCCGGAAGCGATGACTGAAATGAAAAAGGTTTTCTGGAGAGGGACTGATGATTGGGACAATCTATTAGCCGAAAGAGCCGCCATCAGCGGAAGATTGGTGCTGTCTGATTTTACAAAAGAAACATTGAAGAAGTTTAAGTAAAGTTATAAGTTATGAATTATGAGTTATGAATGGGTAACTCATAATTCATAATTCATAACTCATAATTCATAAAAATGGTATACGAATTCAAAGGATTTATTCCGGTCATACACGAAAGTAGTTTTATCCATCCGCAGGCTGCGGTTACGGGTAATGTCATTATTGGGAAAGACGTCTATGTAGGTCCCGGGGCTGCTATTCGTGGCGATTGGGGTGAAATCATTATTGAAGACGGTTGTAACGTACAGGAAAATTGTACTATTCATATGTTTCCAGGAAAGACGATGGTGTTGAAAGCCGGAGCGCACATCGGTCATGGTGCGATTATTCACGGAGCCAACATTGGTGCCAATTGTTTGGTTGGTATGAATGCCGTAATCATGGATGATGTTACCGTAGGCGATGAGTGCATTATCGGAGCTTTGAGTTTTGTCAAAGCCGGAACCGTGATTCCGAATCGTAAAATTGTAGTCGGAAATCCGGCTGTGGTTGTCAAAGAGGTTTCGGATGAGATGTTGGATTGGAAGACCAAAGGAACAGCCTTATACCAACAATTGCCCAAGGAATGCTATGAAACTTTGAGAGCCGTAGAACCGTTACGGGAAATTCCGAAAGACCGACCAACGCAGGAAGCGTTTTATAAAACATTAGAAGAATTTAGAAAGAAATAAAATGCCGATAATCGAGTTCAAAATGCCCAAGATGGGCGAAAGTATATCCGAAGCAACCATCATTACTTGGTTGAAAAACGTAGGTGATTTTGTGGAAGCAGAAGAAACTATCTTAGAAGTGGCTACCGACAAAGTAGACAGCGATGTGCCGTCTCCGGTATCGGGAACCATTACTGAAATTCGTTTTCACAAAGATGCCGTAGTGGAGGTAGGTACTGTTTTAGCTTTGATTAATTCTAAAGGAGTTCAAGAAGCTGGATCTGAGCCTAAGGCGAAAGGAGCGGAGCTAACCAAGAAGCCAGAGCTTGTAGAGACGAGTAGAGTTGAAATGCCTTCTAAACCCGTAATACAAAGCATAACCCATAAAGCCAATCCAGATGCTTTTATTTCCCCGTTGATTATTTCCATTGCACAAAAAGAAAACCTGTCGATAGAAGAATTGCAAAGCATTCCGGGTTCGGGAACTGATGGCCGTCTGCAAAAGAGTGACGTGTTTCATTATTTGAAAAACCGTAAATACCCTCTTAAAAGCATTCCAACAACCAATAACCAACAACCAACCACTTCAACCTATCCAAAACCCAAAATCAATTTTGTGGAGGGCAAAGACCATATCGTGGAGATGGATCGCATGCGTAAAATGATTGCGGACCACATGGTGTATTCGAAACAAACTTCGCCTCACGTGACTTCTTACATTGAAGTGGATGTGACGAATTTGGTGAATTGGCGCAATGAAAATAAAGACAAGTTCCAGGCAAAATACAACGAGAAACTAACCTTTACCCCGGTATTTGTGCAGGCCGTAGCCAAAGCCATTGTCGACTTTCCTCTGATAAATGTTTCGGTGGATGAAAAGAATATTATTGTACATAAAGATATCCATATCGGAATGGCAACTGCTTTGCCTTCCGGGAATCTAATTGTTCCTGTGGTAAAAAATGCCAATGAAAAAGATTTAGTTGCTTTGGCAAAAGACGTAAATACTTTGGCTGATGCTTCTCGAAATAACAAATTAAAACCCGAACAAATTCAGGGCAGTACGTTTACCATTTCTAATGTGGGTACCTTTGGCAGTTTGATGGGAACCCCTATTATTAACCAACCCGAGGTGGCTATTTTGGCCCTCGGAATTATCAAAAAACGCCCCGAAGTTATTACGACTTCTAAGGGTGATGAAATTGCCATTCGCAGCATGATGTTCCTTTCTCTTTCGTTTGACCATCGTGTGGTAGACGGATTTTTAGGAGGTTCGTTCCTGCGAAAAGTAGGCGATTACTTAGAACAATTTGACACAACTACAACTTTATAATATCATGCAAGATTTAATAACACATTCAATTAAAATAAACAAAGTCGCACAGTCCAGAGTCAGTCAGGTAGAACTGAACAACAGCATCGTGATGGGAACCCAGTTTACCGATCACATGTTTGTGTGCGATTACCAAAATGGTGAATGGAGCAACGCCCGAATTGAACCGTTGGCATTGATTCCGACGCACCCTGCGGCAATGGCTTTGCACTATGGACAAGCTATTTTTGAAGGGATGAAAGCTACTTTAGGGAAAGACGGAACGCCTTTGTTATTCCGTCCCGATGAAAATGCCAAGCGTATGAATCACAGTGCCGATCGTATGGGAATGCCTTTGTTTCCGGAAGATTTGTTTGTGGAAGCCTTAAAGCAATTCACTGCTTTGGAAAAAGATTGGATTCCGACGCAAGAAGGAAGCGCTTTGTATTTGCGTCCGTTTATGTATGCCGATGAGCCTTTCATTGGGATGCGTGCGGCTACGAGTTTCAAATTTATTGTTATGGGTTCGCCGGCCGGTCCGTTCTTTAGTCGAAAAATAAAATTGTATGCCGAGAAAAAATACGTTCGTGCCGTAAACGGAGGGACAGGGGAAGCCAAAGCTGCCGGGAATTATGCCGGAGCCATTCGTCCGACGGAATACGCCAAAGCTAAAGGATACGACCAAGTATTATGGTTGGATGCGCAAAACTTTGAAGAAATTCAGGAAGTGGGTACGATGAATATTTTCTTCAAAATAGGAGGCAAGTTTATTACACCCAATTTGAGCGGTTCTATTTTGGCCGGAATTACGCGTATGAGTGTTATTGATGTGTTACGCGATAAAGGTTTTGAAGTGACGGAACGACCGATTACCATTTCTGAAATTATTGAAGCGGATAAGAATGGAACTTTAGAGGAAGCTTTTGGTGCCGGAACCGCTGTTGGTATTGCCATGATTGAAGAAATCGGGAACAATGATTTGAGTATTACATTACCAAGTGATAATCCGGTTTCGGTGATGGTGAATGATACCTTGAACGGCATTAAAACTCAAGAAATAGAAGATAAGTTTGGTTGGTTAGTTGCCGCCAAATAAAGAATACAAGCATACAAATGGTTTGCCGTTTAGCCCCGATTGCAACAACTACCGTGTAGTGTGGAAAGCGGGAATACGGATTCCAAATAAAGCCCGAGCCACTCGCTCCTAAAATTTAAAAATGAATTTACCAGATAAAAAGATACTCGAAAAAGCGTTTTTAACCATGGCAACCGCCAAGGCTATGGCGACTTTGTATGAAGATAATTTTAAAACCGTTTCCAAATACGTGCATGCTACGTCGCGTGGGCACGAAGCCATTCAGATTGCCATGGCGATGCAGTTGTTGCCTCAGGATTATGCATTTCCGTATTATCGGGATGATGCGATGTTGCTGGGTATTGGGATGGAGCCATATGATTTGATGTTGCAGTTGATGGCTAAGAAGGACGATCCGTTTTCGGGCGGGCGAACCTATTACTGTCACCCGAGTTTAAAGGATGCCGATAAGCCTAAAATTCCGCATCAGTCTTCGGCTACGGGGATGCAGGCGATTCCGGCTACCGGAGCAGCGTTGGGATTTTGGTACAAAGAAAACGTTGGAATTCAAGATACCAATCAAGAAAAGCCAATTGTGGTTTGTTCGCTGGGGGATGCCTCAGTTACGGAAGGAGAGATTGCCGAAGCTTTGCAAATGGCTGCCTTGAAACAATTACCGATTTTGTATTTGGTACAAGATAACGGTTGGGATATTTCGGCGAATGCCGCTGAAACCCGAGCCCAAAATGCGTTTGAGTATGCCAAAGGATTTCACGGAATTGAAGCGATTTCGATTGACGGAGCTAACTTTTCCGAAAGCTATTTGGCAGTTCAACAAGTGGTGAAAACCATGCGTGAGGAACGTCGTCCGTTTTTGGTGCATGCCAAAGTACCGTTGCTGAATCACCACACTTCGGGGGTTCGTATGGAATGGTACCGCGATGATTTGGATGAAGCGCAATCGAGAGATCCTTATCCGGTATTGAAACAACAATTAGTAGATGCCGGATTTACGGCTGATGAAATTCATAAAATAGAAACTACGGCTGTTGCTAAAGTAAAAGCCGATTACGAGAAAGCTTTGGTTGCCGAAGATCCTTCGCCTGAAGATTTATTCACCCATGATTTTGCTCCTACTCCGATTACGGAAGAAGCGGGAGAAAGAAACCCGCAACGCGAAGACAAAGTCGTGATGGTGGATTGTGCGTTGTTTGCTGTGGAAGAATTGATGCGCAACCACAAAGAATGTTTGTTGTACGGTCAGGATGTGGGCGGACGTTTAGGAGGTGTGTTTAGAGAAGCTGCAACCTTGGCACAGAAGTTTGGTGACGAACGTGTATTCAATACGCCGATACAGGAAGCGTTTATTGTAGGTTCTACGGTGGGAATGTCTGCTGTTGGGTTGAAACCGATAGTGGAGGTACAGTTTGCTGATTACATTTGGCCGGGACTGAATCAGTTATTTACCGAAGTGAGCCGTTCGAGTTATTTGTCGAATGGCAAATGGCCGGTAAGCATGATATTGCGTGTGCCAATTGGCGCTTATGGTAGTGGTGGCCCTTATCATTCCTCTTCGGTAGAAAGTGTGCTGACGAATATACGTGGGATTAAAATAGCCTATCCAAGTAACGGTGCCGATTTGAAAGGACTTATGAAAGCCGCTTATTACGACCCGAATCCGGTGGTGATTCTAGAGCACAAAGGCTTATACTGGAGTAAAGTAAAAGGAACCGATGCGGCTCGTGTTAATGAACCAAGTGAAGACTACGTTTTGCCTTTTGGCAAAGCCAATGTGGTTCAGGAAATTTGGGAACAGGAAACCGAGGAAACGATTACGGTTATTACTTATGGAATGGGAGTGCACTGGGCATTAAATGCTTCGGAGAAGATGAAAAATCAAGTTGAAATTGTGGATTTGAGAACCTTATATCCGTTGGATGAAGAAACGATTTTGAAATCGGTTAAAAAAGCCAAGAAATGTTTAGTAGTAACAGAAGAGCCAACCAACAACTCCTTTGCTCGCAGTTTGGCCGGATTGATTCAGGAAAAATGTTTTACCTATTTAGATGCTCCTGTGATGGTTATCGGGTCGGAAAATATGCCGGCCATACCACTCAACAGTACGTTGGAGTTTACCATGATTCCGAATGCAGATAAAGTGAAAGCAAAGATGGAAGAATTGTTACGATATTAAATAACAAGCATAAATGATAGCATCCACAACATCAAAGTTGTGGATTTTTTTCATCATTTTGTGGCAATAAAAGCTGTGGCAATTTTTTTTGCCACAATAAAAAATGCCACGACTTATTCAAAAGCATAAAAAAAAACCGTAACATCTCTGCTACGGTTTGTGAATTATCTATAGTCGATTACTTATTTTGCGGAGGATATTGTTCCAGAATTTTGGTGACAAATTCTTTGATAACTTCATCTTTTTTATTGGTGTCTTTGGTTAAAGCACCTTCGCCTTCGCCTTGCCAAATTAATTCTTTTTTCTTGGCATCGATTATATCAATATACAAAGTGCCTTCGGTATAGCGATTAACGGAGGTGTTGCCTCCCCAAAAATAAGGATTCCAACCATAGCCCCAGCCATAACCCCAACCGGCATTGAATTGATTAACATTCACCTGTTCTCTTTCTTTAGTGAAAAAGTTAATTAGCAAATCGGGCGTTTCACTTTTGGTCATCCCTTTTGCTGTCAGGCTTTCATCAATAGAGCGAAGAATTCTTTTTTGTCTAAATCGGATATTTCCACCTTATCGATACCTGTCTTGTAAAAGGCAAAAGTTTTGTATGGTGAAAAATCAACTTTCTTGTCATAATCTGAATTCACTCTCACAGCACAGCAAGAGGTTAACATGAGAAATAAAACCGGAATAAAAATTAATTTTTTCATGGTATTCAATTTAAAGTTATAACAAATCGTCATTAACTATAGTAGGGATGGTCACTTTCAATAAAGGTTGCGTGGCCATGGCTCTTTTTATCGCAAAAATAGCGCCTTCATTTCGAGCCCAACTTCTTCGGGAGATTCCGTTATTCACATCCCAAAACAACATCGATTCTAAACGTCTTGAAGCCTCTTTGCTGCCGTCAAGCACCATGCCGAAACCACCGTTGATTACTTCGCCCCAGCCAACACCGCCTCCGTTGTGAATAGAAACCCAAGTGGCTCCACGGAAACTGTCGCCAATAA
Above is a genomic segment from Flavobacterium phycosphaerae containing:
- the paaZ gene encoding phenylacetic acid degradation bifunctional protein PaaZ; amino-acid sequence: MNKIQNYVLGNWTSGAGEGVPLFDSVTGEIVGHASTQGLDFAEILHYGRTKGGEKLRKMTFQERGNMLKSLAMYLTKRKEQFYEISYRTGATRVDSWIDIEGGFGNLFANASLRKLFPNQSYHVEGDPIDLSRGGRFMAHHILVPKRGVAVHINAFNFPIWGMLEKCAVNWMAGMPAVVKPATSTSYLTEAVVREIIASNILPEGALQLICGSANTLIDTVESQDVVTFTGSASTGRMLKAHPRIINEAVPFNMEADSLNASILGEDAVPGTPEFDLFISQARSEITVKCGQKCTAIRRMIVPENLMDEVQMALGKALDKVTIGDPRQKEVRMGALVSKDQVTEVKSRVSEIAKTASIVYGDFDRLNLIGADDKGAFISPMLLREDHPFKNIAVHETEAFGPVSTLMPYKNLDEAIELAQMGKGSLVSSIVTNSDETAKEYVVNAATHHGRILVLNRENAKQSTGHGSPLPLLVHGGPGRAGGGEEMGGVRGIKHYMQRCAIQGSPTTLTEITGIYQPNSAYKEITQHPFQYHWEDIQPGMSLRTHNRTVTDTDIINFANITWDHFYAHTDITSLDGSIFKKRTAHGYFILAAAAGLFVYPNKGPVAANYGLEECRFLRPIYHNDTVYVRLTCKQKVDRDVASAEHPSGIVKWFVEVFDTNDELVAVATILTMVQKKQEVLVEMTDEKIAECINKLTADAKPQWGILTPQHLLEHLEQGYRIMSGEIQDFDIATPEKILDKVHNSLYNYEKFPRGTKFPTMKKDELEDLVHPDFETAKVKFFEVRESYTVFFKENPEAVMKNMVFGELNRYESYLLERKHLNHHFEQFGIL
- a CDS encoding enoyl-CoA hydratase/isomerase family protein; its protein translation is MSEAYVKHKIENNIATIEFFHPEQNSLPGNILAQLANTITEVGNNNDVKVIILQSGGDRTFCAGASFKELIAIDDAATGKVFFSGFANVINAMRKCPKFIIGRIQGKTVGGGVGIAASTDYCMATKFAAIKLSELNVGIGPFVVSPAIERKMGVSAMSQIAIDANTFYEASWAKEKGLFAHVYESIEEMDAAVLAFAKHLCTYNPEAMTEMKKVFWRGTDDWDNLLAERAAISGRLVLSDFTKETLKKFK
- a CDS encoding acyltransferase; translation: MVYEFKGFIPVIHESSFIHPQAAVTGNVIIGKDVYVGPGAAIRGDWGEIIIEDGCNVQENCTIHMFPGKTMVLKAGAHIGHGAIIHGANIGANCLVGMNAVIMDDVTVGDECIIGALSFVKAGTVIPNRKIVVGNPAVVVKEVSDEMLDWKTKGTALYQQLPKECYETLRAVEPLREIPKDRPTQEAFYKTLEEFRKK
- a CDS encoding dihydrolipoamide acetyltransferase family protein, which produces MPIIEFKMPKMGESISEATIITWLKNVGDFVEAEETILEVATDKVDSDVPSPVSGTITEIRFHKDAVVEVGTVLALINSKGVQEAGSEPKAKGAELTKKPELVETSRVEMPSKPVIQSITHKANPDAFISPLIISIAQKENLSIEELQSIPGSGTDGRLQKSDVFHYLKNRKYPLKSIPTTNNQQPTTSTYPKPKINFVEGKDHIVEMDRMRKMIADHMVYSKQTSPHVTSYIEVDVTNLVNWRNENKDKFQAKYNEKLTFTPVFVQAVAKAIVDFPLINVSVDEKNIIVHKDIHIGMATALPSGNLIVPVVKNANEKDLVALAKDVNTLADASRNNKLKPEQIQGSTFTISNVGTFGSLMGTPIINQPEVAILALGIIKKRPEVITTSKGDEIAIRSMMFLSLSFDHRVVDGFLGGSFLRKVGDYLEQFDTTTTL
- a CDS encoding branched-chain amino acid aminotransferase, which codes for MQDLITHSIKINKVAQSRVSQVELNNSIVMGTQFTDHMFVCDYQNGEWSNARIEPLALIPTHPAAMALHYGQAIFEGMKATLGKDGTPLLFRPDENAKRMNHSADRMGMPLFPEDLFVEALKQFTALEKDWIPTQEGSALYLRPFMYADEPFIGMRAATSFKFIVMGSPAGPFFSRKIKLYAEKKYVRAVNGGTGEAKAAGNYAGAIRPTEYAKAKGYDQVLWLDAQNFEEIQEVGTMNIFFKIGGKFITPNLSGSILAGITRMSVIDVLRDKGFEVTERPITISEIIEADKNGTLEEAFGAGTAVGIAMIEEIGNNDLSITLPSDNPVSVMVNDTLNGIKTQEIEDKFGWLVAAK
- a CDS encoding alpha-ketoacid dehydrogenase subunit alpha/beta translates to MNLPDKKILEKAFLTMATAKAMATLYEDNFKTVSKYVHATSRGHEAIQIAMAMQLLPQDYAFPYYRDDAMLLGIGMEPYDLMLQLMAKKDDPFSGGRTYYCHPSLKDADKPKIPHQSSATGMQAIPATGAALGFWYKENVGIQDTNQEKPIVVCSLGDASVTEGEIAEALQMAALKQLPILYLVQDNGWDISANAAETRAQNAFEYAKGFHGIEAISIDGANFSESYLAVQQVVKTMREERRPFLVHAKVPLLNHHTSGVRMEWYRDDLDEAQSRDPYPVLKQQLVDAGFTADEIHKIETTAVAKVKADYEKALVAEDPSPEDLFTHDFAPTPITEEAGERNPQREDKVVMVDCALFAVEELMRNHKECLLYGQDVGGRLGGVFREAATLAQKFGDERVFNTPIQEAFIVGSTVGMSAVGLKPIVEVQFADYIWPGLNQLFTEVSRSSYLSNGKWPVSMILRVPIGAYGSGGPYHSSSVESVLTNIRGIKIAYPSNGADLKGLMKAAYYDPNPVVILEHKGLYWSKVKGTDAARVNEPSEDYVLPFGKANVVQEIWEQETEETITVITYGMGVHWALNASEKMKNQVEIVDLRTLYPLDEETILKSVKKAKKCLVVTEEPTNNSFARSLAGLIQEKCFTYLDAPVMVIGSENMPAIPLNSTLEFTMIPNADKVKAKMEELLRY